Proteins from one uncultured Anaeromusa sp. genomic window:
- a CDS encoding glycosyltransferase family 39 protein, producing MQQRWMIVTLLCLILFFFQLGSLPLLDPDEPVYAQTAKEMLAAGDWLSPRIFGEVWFDKPPMYYWLVAGVTMLLGPTEWAARLPAAAMALGTVWLVYAFMKNRFGSASAAASAVVLATSLEFFYLAKGAVTDSTLTFFLTACLLAYWEKRIMLAYVLAALATLTKGPVGLLFPGAILLLELLSRGDWRGFIKLQLPKGLLVYAAVALPWYIAMYAVHGQVFVDTFLGMHNVTRFTSAEHDVSNAWTYFVPVLILGFFPWVTLLPQTVWLAWKEAQYERRTLRFLLLWAAFIFIFFTIAKTKLVSYILPMFPPLAMLVGWRLSRLWVQPVRQRAWAIACGALHGLLGAGLVYGQALMPALAWGAFLAAGILLVTGAGASWQIWRGGYQRAWVTLAAGASAFLLTLVLVLLPLAAPQFTAKEIAEDFKANYDGASSVYVIKFLRPGFVYYTDASTEEVGTTLFHNKVDTRAVLQQMVSRQERAYFVLRLSDYRLLSEAEQKKLTVLSTRYEVLLLLKEGTL from the coding sequence TTGCAACAGCGTTGGATGATAGTTACGTTGCTGTGTTTGATTTTATTCTTTTTCCAGCTAGGCTCGCTGCCTTTGCTGGATCCAGATGAACCGGTATACGCGCAAACAGCGAAGGAAATGCTGGCGGCGGGAGATTGGCTTTCCCCCCGCATCTTTGGCGAAGTCTGGTTTGATAAGCCGCCGATGTACTATTGGCTGGTGGCGGGAGTCACGATGCTATTGGGACCTACGGAATGGGCGGCGCGTTTGCCTGCGGCGGCTATGGCGTTGGGGACGGTTTGGCTTGTGTACGCCTTTATGAAGAATCGCTTCGGAAGCGCTAGCGCGGCAGCTTCTGCCGTAGTGCTGGCGACGAGCTTGGAATTCTTTTATTTGGCGAAAGGCGCTGTAACCGATAGTACGCTGACATTTTTTCTGACGGCATGCTTGTTGGCGTATTGGGAGAAACGAATCATGCTGGCTTATGTGCTGGCGGCGCTGGCTACCTTAACCAAGGGGCCGGTGGGTCTGTTGTTTCCTGGTGCGATTTTGCTGTTGGAGCTACTAAGCCGAGGCGATTGGCGAGGCTTTATCAAGTTGCAGCTGCCTAAAGGCCTGCTGGTGTATGCGGCAGTCGCTTTGCCTTGGTATATAGCCATGTATGCAGTTCATGGCCAAGTGTTTGTTGATACTTTTTTAGGTATGCATAATGTGACGCGCTTTACTTCTGCAGAACATGATGTGTCTAATGCGTGGACTTATTTTGTGCCTGTTTTGATTCTGGGTTTTTTCCCTTGGGTTACCCTGCTGCCGCAGACGGTATGGCTTGCGTGGAAAGAGGCGCAGTATGAGCGCCGGACGTTACGGTTTCTGCTTCTTTGGGCGGCTTTTATCTTCATCTTTTTTACAATTGCCAAAACGAAATTGGTATCCTATATTTTGCCCATGTTCCCGCCTTTAGCCATGCTGGTGGGGTGGCGCTTAAGCCGTCTGTGGGTGCAGCCTGTGAGGCAGCGGGCCTGGGCGATTGCTTGCGGCGCTTTGCATGGCTTGTTGGGGGCAGGACTGGTCTATGGTCAGGCGTTGATGCCGGCATTGGCTTGGGGAGCGTTCCTTGCAGCCGGAATTTTACTTGTTACCGGGGCTGGAGCTTCTTGGCAGATTTGGCGAGGCGGATACCAAAGAGCGTGGGTGACCTTGGCTGCTGGCGCCAGCGCCTTTTTGCTGACTTTGGTGTTGGTGCTGCTGCCTTTGGCGGCACCGCAATTTACCGCCAAGGAAATTGCCGAAGATTTTAAGGCGAACTATGACGGTGCGTCTTCTGTTTATGTCATTAAATTTTTGCGTCCAGGTTTTGTGTATTATACCGATGCTTCTACCGAGGAGGTCGGCACTACTTTATTCCACAACAAGGTGGATACGCGGGCGGTTTTGCAGCAAATGGTGTCTCGCCAGGAGCGAGCTTATTTTGTGCTGCGCCTTTCCGACTATCGGTTGTTATCGGAAGCGGAGCAAAAG